caactatctgaatgcgcatcatttaattgaaatatcagtaaaacgtctgatttgaaaaaaaataaattacgctagttttatcgtttataaaatactacgagcaacttcaaatactcagcccttttatgtgtagaatagtcagccgctcagcgtacgcatctagtgtgaacctacaagagcctattcttttgttcacacatgtagcgcatcgtccgctatagcctattgtcggcttggtgagtacgcgtactgcagattgagtcgacgttcacactggggcagacagtgagtatactcacagtcagcggcggacaatacgtttggtgtgaacaatccctaaaAATGAAGCTCCTAGTAACTGAATGCGCAAACTTTTCTTTAGcttgaaaaatcaaaaacatgaaattaaaatgtatcttGCAGGTTGCGGTCTGGGTCGGCCCAAGCCTTCGCACCCAGAGTGATTAATTTGGCGCCCTTACCaaccgatttccaaaattatacctacctagcCAAGTGTACCTACCAACACATACTCTAAAAGCAATTGGAACTCTATGTacctagttaaaaaaaaaaacaaattatcttgcaacatattttattataggtaattACCACTTTCATCAAACGTTTTATTAAGGGATGAAACAAACCATAAGAAACTTATATTACATATCTATTTGAGAATTAACTAGACAGTTGGAACTTGCTGCATGTACCATTTTATCAAAGAtcattaaattacaaataaaatttaaaatacattttaaatgttccactctttgaaaacattatttattaacatagatATCACAATATAATAACTTAATGCCTGAACTGAGACACAAATATCTTAAAAGTTAAATGAATTCAAAATGTGGATGTCCATTATTCGTAAAGCAATTATCCGGAGGCATGGCAGTGCCTCGtccaagtctcgagcaaagcTTGCACGGCCGTACCATTATATTTCTCAAGGTTTTACCAGTACTCAGGTGTTATTTACAAGTACCTTCTAGGTATTGTGAGGGGATGAATACTTTAATGGAAATATTgctagataattaattaatgaacaatttaagaaaatatatacatttataGATTAACAGTAATCAACTGAATTACTTTGAAGAAACTTACAAGTAATGTTTGGATGTAAAACTCAACTTATTCTATGCCAAAACGTAGTTTGAAAGCTATGTGATACACTGTGTACACATCACTTATTAATTTGGATTTCGTATTTGTTACATTAATTATATGCTACCAGCTTCACTATACTGTTGAagtgtatttaaatatgttgcTGTTATGTTATTGGTGCTGGTTTGTTAAATATAACAAGCACAagaacaaaatatcaacaatttcaattctgaaaaagaaaacatagctACAACAGATGAAACAACATATTGAAATTACTACATTGGATATTAAACCTTTGGATTGCCAATTATACacatataaaatgcaaatatgtTTGGATAAGCAGCTCATAATAATACAGTTAAAACAGATTTCAGAGTTATTTCTTGGTTATGGCACAAGTACATCAGTGTGGATATTTCTACTTTTACAGTGATTCTTTTATGTATCAACTTTAGTGAAGCTTAAATAGCAAATTACAATCAAAATGTACAGAACACCTAAATAATTTTGACAGTAACTAATGTAAGAAGCTCATTATAATCATTGAACCATCACCTGCATTTGGTACTTTTTCCATGAGCATCACCAACACTGACTTCAACCTAAACAAGAAAATGCTCACAAAAATGTATACTCTCcagaacaaatacaaaattttgtatttcaCTTCATAACAACGACAGGCCATTTTGTAGAACTAAGTAAAGTAAGATCACTATGGCCTGAtaacatctataaaagatgattaaaagataaatagaaaGTAAGATAACAATCCATTAAAGGTTAGTTGACCACTCAGTTTCATTATAAAAGTTGAATGAAATCTGTATAAAGATtgaaagatatatattttttttagtttaggtCCTATAATAATGTAAGATGGTATTAAAACACGAGTCAATTGCATAGCTGTGAGATGTGATCCATACTCATGCTAAGGTTGAAGTCAATGTGCATtatgatattataattaaataataatatctgtatTTCAccattgtcttttgttttctctAGTAGTTACATTCCAACAGTCAGATACAACAAGTTACACcttctataaaaatacacacagcttatttgttcattattagTAAATTTTCACCATTCCGCATCACCATTCGCTTTCTGGAAGACATAATCCTTCCCACCTAAGTTCATGATACCATCTTTAAGATAGAACTTCCACTTATTGCGACTGCGTGTTATTTTGTCATATTGACAAACCACCACATTGTCAGTATCAAACATGTCACGGGCTCTTCATCAGACACATCATCGCCTGAGTTGAGAGGTTCCTCCTCAGCCCCACCACTTTCATCCCGCTCCTCTTCCTCCTCCTCTGCTCTTTCCTCGGGAGACTCCTCATCCTCGTCATCATCACCCGCACCATCTTCAGAGCCATCGCCACCATTTGAGCCCTCGTCATCAGAAGAATCTAGAGCACCATCTAAAGAGAAAGGCGCAGCACCACTGCGGCCACCTCCACCTCCGTCAAATTCATTTTGTTGCCCGGCTAATGCAGAATTGATGTGTTGTTGCAATAATGTTGCAGCTAGGGGTTGAGGTAAACTTATAGTAGCATTTATAATTGGGCCAGTGAGCACTTGATGTAGTTTATTACCGTTCAGTGCAGATGCAGGGATTTGTATAGTAAATGAGCGTGGTTGTGATCCCGGTACTCCTGGCTGAGCGGGCAAGGTTAGTTGCACTGGCACTTTGTTGTTGGGGTCCAGTACATGATGTGGATGTGCACCAGCTAGGTTGGAGGCTGGAGCACCATGCTCCACACCAGAGTTTTGGCTAGAACCTTGCTGTCCCAAATGTGTATCAGTCCTCTTAGGTACCACATTGTTACCGTTGGCCTTTTGAAAGTTCTGTAGCACCGGAGGTGGCGGCGGTATAGCGGGTTCGGGCTGTGGTGGGTCCATGGCCCCACTGGCTTGGAGCTTTGTTTTCCATAACTGCTTCAGTTCCTGCAGTACTTGCTCGTCTACACCGTCGTCCAGAAAGCAGTCCCTTACTCCAGCTATCACGTCGTCCACTACTGTATTATAAAGTTTCATAACTGTTAACTGACTCATCGTCATCTTGACGGCTTATGTCTAAACTATGCAAAAAACGAAACTGAAATGTACAGATCTACAAAGTAATAAGCTTAGTTAGAAAACTTCACGTTGTTGATAGTACGGTGACGAGTGCGTATCCACTTTCGTGTTCACATCTCAATTCAATAACTCAATGTCAAGTAATACTCCGAGATCGACACAGTCATTAAATGAACGATGGATGTTAAATACTTTACTAGAACCAACGATCTATAGAATATTTCACTAGGCGACACAAGTAACGAGTTCATGTCCACTCCATAATAACTGAACAAATTCCACGAAAATATTCAACATAAATTTTGACAATTAATCACTAAAACATAACCTACAAACAAAAAGCAGATTTTGCTTGCCAGATAACGAAAAATTGTCTATGGTATTGGTCGGAAATTCACTTGACGCATGCGCGGAGATGGCGGAGCATTGGCGACGCCCCGTTCCACACTACATGCTATATTTTGTTGAGTTTGCGCTATGAGCTActagattaaaattgattttatgtggagaaatatatttttacgatatttaaaatgaatttggatcatatttttatttcacgaatactttgtataaa
Above is a window of Helicoverpa armigera isolate CAAS_96S chromosome 11, ASM3070526v1, whole genome shotgun sequence DNA encoding:
- the LOC135117488 gene encoding LOW QUALITY PROTEIN: transcription initiation factor IIA subunit 1-like (The sequence of the model RefSeq protein was modified relative to this genomic sequence to represent the inferred CDS: inserted 1 base in 1 codon), whose translation is MTMSQLTVMKLYNTVVDDVIAGVRDCFLDDGVDEQVLQELKQLWKTKLQASGAMDPPQPEPAIPPPPPVLQNFQKANGNNVVPKRTDTHLGQQGSSQNSGVEHGAPASNLAGAHPHHVLDPNNKVPVQLTLPAQPGVPGSQPRSFTIQIPASALNGNKLHQVLTGPIINATISLPQPLAATLLQQHINSALAGQQNEFDGGGGGRSGAAPFSLDGALDSSDDEGSNGGDGSEDGAGDDDEDEESPEERAEEEEEERDESGGAEEEPLNSGDDVSDEEXRDMFDTDNVVVCQYDKITRSRNKWKFYLKDGIMNLGGKDYVFQKANGDAEW